In the Phycisphaerales bacterium genome, CATCGCGACGGCCTCGCGGGCCCGTTTCCATGCCAGACGAAATCCGTCTCACCATCCAGGTCGTCGTTTCGCTGCTGATCATCTTCGGCGTGTTGTGGTGGATGTGGCGCATCCCCGGCGAAGCGATCCGTGGCTCGGTCGCGGCCGCGATGCTGGCGTTCGTCTCGGTGTGGTTTGGGGTGGCCGCGATTGTCGCCGCCGCCTGGCTCTGGTGGACAAGCGTGCCGCAGTTCTGGGCCATCACGACGGTGCTCATCTGGGCTGCGGCCATCTCGACGGGTTTATTGGCTCTGTGGACCTACCGCCACACGCCGCCCGATCAGATGCTCGCGGAAGTCCACTTGCAGCGGACGCAGGCTCGCGTGGGCGTGGCGCTGGGGCTCGTGGCGGTGACGATGTGGTACATCTACATGATCACCCGGTTTTCGGGTCTTCCGACTCAGGAGCCGGGTGAGCCGGCAGCTGGGCTCGGCGCCCATGTCGCACCGCTGCGCACTGCCGAAAACGAGGCGCTGCGTACCTACAATCCGCGGTCATGATGATTGTCGTCAATGGCGAAGAGATTGACATCGCCGGCTGCCCGACGCTGGCCGATCTGGTCGAGCACTTTGGCCTGGGCGACCGGGCGGTGGCCGTCGAACTCAACCGCGAACTGATCCCCCGCGACCGGCACGCCGAAACGCGGCTGCGCAAGGGTGACCGCATCGAACTGGTCACGCTCGTCGGCGGCGGATGACCAGGTTGCGAGGCGCCGCCCCGCCCACCGGAAAGAAACGATGTCCGAATCGCTCATCCTTGGTTCAATTGAGATCGCTTCGCGCCTGATCGTCGGCACCGGCAAATACGCCAACTACGACCTCATGCAGGCGGCGCTGGACGCCTCGGGCGCGGAGGTCATCACTGTGGCCGTGCGGCGCGAGCGGCTGCTGGATGACCGCGGGCGCTCGCTGCTCGATTTCATAGACCTCGACCGGTATGCGATCCTGCCCAACACGGCCGGGTGCTTCGACGCGGCCGATGCCGTCCGCGTCGCCCGCCTCGGCCGCGAACTGCTCAGCCAGATGAACAACCCCGGCCGGGATTGGGTCAAGCTCGAAGTGCTCGGCGACAAACAAACGCTTCTGCCCGACCCGATGGGCACGCTCGAAGCCTGCCGCGAACTCGTCAAGGACGGCTTCAAGGTGCTCTGCTACACGTCGGATGATCCGATCGCTGCGGTGCGCCTCAAGGCTGCAGGAGCCACGAGCGTGATGCCGGCGGGCTCTCCGATCGGCTCGGGGCGCGGCATTGCCAATCCCGCCGCGATCCGCATCATCCTCGAGCGACTCAAAGACGGCGACCCGGCTTACCCCGTCATCGTCGATGCCGGCGTCGGCACCGCCAGCGACGTGACGCTGGCGATGGAACTCGGCTCAGATGGCGTGCTGCTCAACACCGGCATCGCCCACGCGCGCGATCCGGTCACCATGGCGTCAGCGATGAAGCACGCCTGCCTCGCCGGCCGCGCCGCCTACCTCGCCGGCCGCATTCCCAAGAGGCTCTACGCGACCGCGAGCAGCCCGTGGGAGGGCGTCATTTCGTACATCCCGGGCGAATAACTCCGGACTTTCATATCCGGTTCACCGGCGGGAATTGTGGCCGCTGGCCGGGATATCCCGGCTTCTGCTGGCCGTTTTTTGACACTGGGGCCAGCGCAGAGGCCCAATGAGCACTGGCACAACCGTTGCATAGTGCCTTCGCAAGCGACCACTTTGAACAACCCAAGGTCGCGCGAAGGAACGCCATGAGCACCCCCACCCCCCGCCGAGCCAGCCGGTACTGCCGAACCACTTCCCCCGCCGACGCCCGACCGGTCTTCAACCCGCTCGAGCCCCGGCGGCTTCTCACGGTGATCGTTCCGCACCTGATTT is a window encoding:
- the thiS gene encoding sulfur carrier protein ThiS; translation: MMIVVNGEEIDIAGCPTLADLVEHFGLGDRAVAVELNRELIPRDRHAETRLRKGDRIELVTLVGGG
- a CDS encoding thiazole synthase — its product is MSESLILGSIEIASRLIVGTGKYANYDLMQAALDASGAEVITVAVRRERLLDDRGRSLLDFIDLDRYAILPNTAGCFDAADAVRVARLGRELLSQMNNPGRDWVKLEVLGDKQTLLPDPMGTLEACRELVKDGFKVLCYTSDDPIAAVRLKAAGATSVMPAGSPIGSGRGIANPAAIRIILERLKDGDPAYPVIVDAGVGTASDVTLAMELGSDGVLLNTGIAHARDPVTMASAMKHACLAGRAAYLAGRIPKRLYATASSPWEGVISYIPGE